The Procambarus clarkii isolate CNS0578487 chromosome 64, FALCON_Pclarkii_2.0, whole genome shotgun sequence genome includes a window with the following:
- the LOC123769010 gene encoding cytochrome P450 2L1 isoform X1, with amino-acid sequence MWLEVVLFVVLVVLLRYWFLRPKGMPPGPLVIPFLGNIPTFQISQVKEYKKKYGDIYRTELGSTKLIFMCNYQLIKEAFNKQELADRPDLPFVNMMTDGKEAGVIMTNGERWQNARRFLLRNLRDLGMGKTYLEDAIQQEANMLVEEMKKDTGVPTPFPPSINIAVLNVVWQMISSKRYVPGDEGIMSFIKLMRSFDPSTLLVVFELFPKVKNLIPMFIRRRLLEEETFEIVIMQAKEMMAEVVAEHRAKLDPANPRDVVDQYLVAMDSKADIAEFFSELDLLRTAFDIFSAGFDTTSNMLRWMILYMIKYPDVQRRVQQQIDDVVPRDTLPSYQHKSRLPLVEAMIHEVLRKASLIAMGVLHSNSSDVQLGGYFIPKGSWVFGCTVCCHDDPQYWKQPDQFNIDRFLDAEGNFSGQKEGFLPFSLGRRSCLGEALARMELYIFTAAILQNFSLSAPEGCEVDLEPDYRMLGIQLAKEQNIVITARK; translated from the exons ATGTGGTTGGAGGTGGtgctgtttgtggtgctggtggtgctgctgcggtACTGGTTCCTCAGGCCCAAAGGCATGCCCCCAG GTCCTCTGGTGATTCCGTTCCTCGGAAACATACCCACTTTCCAAATCTCACAGGTGAAGGAATACAAGAAAAAGTATGGGGATATCTACAG GACTGAACTGGGGTCGACCAAGTTGATATTCATGTGTAACTACCAGCTCATCAAAGAGGCCTTTAACAAGCAGGAGTTGGCCGACCGCCCTGACCTTCCCTTTGTTAACATGATGACTGACGGAAAGGAGGCAG GAGTGATCATGACCAATGGGGAGAGGTGGCAGAACGCTCGTAGGTTCTTATTGCGTAACCTGCGGGACCTGGGCATGGGCAAGACCTACCTGGAGGacgccatccagcaggaggccaACATGTTGGTGGAGGAAATGAAGAAAGATACTGGAGTACCCACACCCTTCCCCCCGTCCATAAACATCGCGGTCCTCAACGTCGTGTGGCAGATGATATCAA GTAAGCGCTACGTCCCAGGTGATGAGGGAATCATGAGTTTCATAAAATTGATGAGATCTTTTGATCCATCTACCTTGCTGGTTGTGTTCGAGCTCTTCCCGAAGGTGAAGAATCTCATCCCGATGTTTATACGACGAAGACTTCTTGAAGAGGAGACGTTCGAGATTGTCATAATGCAGGCCAAAGAAATGATGGCG GAGGTGGTGGCGGAGCATCGGGCCAAGCTCGACCCAGCCAACCCTCGGGACGTCGTGGACCAGTACCTGGTGGCCATGGACTCCAAAGCTGACATCGCCGAGTTCTTCAGCG AACTGGACCTGCTGAGGACAGCCTTTGACATCTTTTCGGCTGGTTTCGACACAACATCCAACATGCTCCGGTGGATGATCCTGTACATGATTAAGTACCCCGACGTCCAGCGACGCGTGCAACAGCAGATAGACGACGTCGTCCCGCGAGACACCTTGCCGTCCTACCAACACAAGTCCAG GCTGCCTTTGGTTGAGGCGATGATTCACGAGGTGCTTCGTAAGGCGTCGTTAATTGCTATGGGCGTCTTGCACTCAAACAGCTCTGATGTACAGCTGGGAGGCTACTTCATCCCGAAG GGAAGTTGGGTGTTCGGGTGTACTGTGTGTTGTCACGATGACCCACAGTACTGGAAGCAACCCGACCAGTTCAACATCGACCGGTTCTTAGACGCTGAGGGAAACTTCTCAGGCCAGAAGGAGGGCTTCTTGCCCTTTAGCTTAG GTCGAAGGAGCTGCCTGGGGGAGGCGCTGGCCAGGATGGAGCTGTACATCTTCACTGCCGCCATCCTCCAGAACTTCTCCCTCTCCGCCCCAGAGGGTTGTGAGGTCGACCTTGAACCCGACTACAGGATGCTCGGTATACAGCTGGCCAAGGAACAGAATATTGTCATCACTGCCAGGAAGTAG